Proteins encoded in a region of the Coffea eugenioides isolate CCC68of chromosome 4, Ceug_1.0, whole genome shotgun sequence genome:
- the LOC113768102 gene encoding 60S ribosomal protein L7-2, which translates to MAEEQAKGVPESVLKKQKRNEEWALAKKQEFEAAKKKNLANRKLIYNRAKQYAKEYAEQQRELIKLKREARLKGGFYVNPEAKLLFIVRIRGINAMHPRTKKILQLLRLRQIFNGVFLKVNKATLNMLHRVEPYVAYGYPNLKSVKELIYKRGYGKVNKQRIALTDNSIIEQALGKHGIICIEDLAHEILTVGPHFKEANNFLWPFKLKAPLGGLKKKRNHYVEGGDAGNREDYINELIRRMN; encoded by the exons ATGGCTGAAGAACAAGCAAAGGGAGTCCCGGAGTCAGTATTGAAGAAACAGAAGAGAAACGAAGAATGGGCATTGGCCAAAAAGCAGGAATTTGAAGCTGCTAAGAAGAAGAACCTTGCCAACCGCAAGCTCATCTACAACCGAGCTAAGCAGTATGCTAAGGAGTACGCCGAGCAG CAAAGGGAGCTTATCAAGTTGAAACGTGAAGCAAGGTTGAAAGGAGGCTTTTATGTCAACCCGGAAGCGAAGTTGCTTTTCATTGTTCGCATTCGAGG TATCAATGCTATGCATCCAAGGACCAAGAAGATTTTGCAGCTTCTGCGCCTGAGACAG ATATTTAATGGTGTATTCCTAAAGGTTAACAAGGCAACGCTGAATATGCTACACCGAGTTGAGCCTTACGTTGCTTATGG ATACCCCAACTTGAAGAGTGTTAAGGAATTGATTTACAAGAGAGGCTATGGCAAGGTAAACAAGCAGAGAATAGCATTGACTGACAACTCAATCATTGAACAG GCTTTGGGAAAACATGGTATTATCTGCATTGAAGACCTTGCCCATGAGATCCTGACAGTTGGACCTCACTTTAAGGAGGCAAACAATTTTCTCTGGCCATTCAAACTTAAGGCGCCTCTTGGTGgcttgaagaagaagagaaatcaCTATGTTGAAGGAGGCGATGCTGGCAATCGTGAAGACTATATCAATGAACTTATCAGGAGAATGAACTAG
- the LOC113769531 gene encoding GATA transcription factor 28 isoform X2: protein MEGGGGIHGGQAGTMHQQVHYLEEEDHHHHHHVLHHMGNGGHIMNHHGDEHEDTGSGAVVGGSECMDADVSTDQATLSDNHSALVPPGASGSITNDNNQLTLSFQGQVYVFDSVSPEKVQAVLLLLGGREVPLNVPTNPGISSTPEKFNVPQRLASLIRFREKRKERNFDKKIRYTVRKEVALRMQRNKGQFTSSKPSNDDAASAASSWDSNQNWGLDASASQNQEISCRHCGISEKSTPMMRRGPEGPRTLCNACGLMWANKGALRDLSKGAGVQGPNSSLNQSDENGNFKADETGIRVAGNGNGNGNDSS, encoded by the exons ATGGAGGGTGGAGGCGGAATACATGGAGGCCAAGCGGGAACGATGCACCAGCAAGTTCATTACTTGGAAGAGgaagatcatcatcatcatcatcatgtCCTGCACCATATGGGTAATGGTGGCCATATAATGAACCATCATGGTGATGAGCATGAAGATACTGGTAGTGGTGCAGTTGTTGGTGGAAGTGAATGTATGGATGCTGATGTTTCAACTGATCAGGCGACTTTATCGGATAACCATAGTGCTTTGGTGCCTCCTGGTGCCAGTGGCAGCATTACTAATGACAATAATCAGCTCACACTCTCTTTTCAGGGCCAAGTTTACGTCTTTGATTCTGTCTCTCCCGAAAAG GTTCAAGCTGTGCTTCTTCTGTTAGGGGGTCGTGAAGTCCCTTTGAATGTGCCTACTAACCCA GGCATATCTAGCACTCCAGAGAAGTTCAATGTGCCTCAGAGGTTAGCTTCATTGATCAGATTTCGGGAGAAGCGGAAAGAACgaaattttgacaagaaaattcGTTACACTGTTCGTAAAGAGGTTGCTCTTAG GATGCAACGGAATAAAGGTcaatttacatcttcaaaaccCAGTAATGATGATGCTGCATCAGCTGCTTCAAGCTGGGATTCTAATCAGAATTGGGGTTTGGATGCCAGTGCATCCCAAAATCAAGAGATTTC CTGTCGGCATTGTGGGATCAGTGAGAAATCTACTCCAATGATGCGCCGCGGACCTGAAGGACCTAGGACTCTCTGTAATGCATGTGGACTTATGTGGGCGAATAAG GGAGCTTTGAGGGACCTCTCAAAGGGGGCTGGTGTGCAGGGACCAAATTCTTCGCTTAACCAGAGTGATGAG AACGGAAATTTCAAAGCTGATGAAACGGGTATCAGAGTTGCGGGAAACGGAAATGGAAACGGAAACGACTCGTCATGA
- the LOC113769531 gene encoding GATA transcription factor 28 isoform X1 — protein sequence MEGGGGIHGGQAGTMHQQVHYLEEEDHHHHHHVLHHMGNGGHIMNHHGDEHEDTGSGAVVGGSECMDADVSTDQATLSDNHSALVPPGASGSITNDNNQLTLSFQGQVYVFDSVSPEKVQAVLLLLGGREVPLNVPTNPVSTHGNRGISSTPEKFNVPQRLASLIRFREKRKERNFDKKIRYTVRKEVALRMQRNKGQFTSSKPSNDDAASAASSWDSNQNWGLDASASQNQEISCRHCGISEKSTPMMRRGPEGPRTLCNACGLMWANKGALRDLSKGAGVQGPNSSLNQSDENGNFKADETGIRVAGNGNGNGNDSS from the exons ATGGAGGGTGGAGGCGGAATACATGGAGGCCAAGCGGGAACGATGCACCAGCAAGTTCATTACTTGGAAGAGgaagatcatcatcatcatcatcatgtCCTGCACCATATGGGTAATGGTGGCCATATAATGAACCATCATGGTGATGAGCATGAAGATACTGGTAGTGGTGCAGTTGTTGGTGGAAGTGAATGTATGGATGCTGATGTTTCAACTGATCAGGCGACTTTATCGGATAACCATAGTGCTTTGGTGCCTCCTGGTGCCAGTGGCAGCATTACTAATGACAATAATCAGCTCACACTCTCTTTTCAGGGCCAAGTTTACGTCTTTGATTCTGTCTCTCCCGAAAAG GTTCAAGCTGTGCTTCTTCTGTTAGGGGGTCGTGAAGTCCCTTTGAATGTGCCTACTAACCCAGTAAGCACTCATGGTAATAGG GGCATATCTAGCACTCCAGAGAAGTTCAATGTGCCTCAGAGGTTAGCTTCATTGATCAGATTTCGGGAGAAGCGGAAAGAACgaaattttgacaagaaaattcGTTACACTGTTCGTAAAGAGGTTGCTCTTAG GATGCAACGGAATAAAGGTcaatttacatcttcaaaaccCAGTAATGATGATGCTGCATCAGCTGCTTCAAGCTGGGATTCTAATCAGAATTGGGGTTTGGATGCCAGTGCATCCCAAAATCAAGAGATTTC CTGTCGGCATTGTGGGATCAGTGAGAAATCTACTCCAATGATGCGCCGCGGACCTGAAGGACCTAGGACTCTCTGTAATGCATGTGGACTTATGTGGGCGAATAAG GGAGCTTTGAGGGACCTCTCAAAGGGGGCTGGTGTGCAGGGACCAAATTCTTCGCTTAACCAGAGTGATGAG AACGGAAATTTCAAAGCTGATGAAACGGGTATCAGAGTTGCGGGAAACGGAAATGGAAACGGAAACGACTCGTCATGA
- the LOC113767840 gene encoding mannosyl-oligosaccharide 1,2-alpha-mannosidase MNS1-like: MGRSRSSSSSSGTSNRWRYFNPAYYLKRPKRMALLFMVFVCATLVVWDRHTLVHDHQEKVSKLNEEIIHLQNLLEESKNGNAVQSEKFNFDHKSSGARSGNDAAKDPVATQRREKVRDAMIHAWSSYEKYAWGHDELQPQTKNGVDSFGGLGATLIDSLDTLYIMGLDEQFQRAKEWVANSLDFNKNYDASVFETTIRVVGGLLSSYDLSGDKVFLEKAQDIADRLLPAWDTPSGIPYNVINLAHGNPHNPGWTGGDSILADSGTEQLEFIALSQRTGNPKYQQKVENVILVLNRTFPADGLLPIYINPQRGTTSYSTVTFGAMGDSFYEYLLKVWIQGNRTASVKHYREMWETSMKGLSSLVKRTTPSSFAYICEKMGNSLTDKMDELACFAPGMLALGSSGYASDESQKFLSLAEELAWTCYNFYQLTPTKLAGENYFFNAGQDMSVGTSWNILRPETVESLFYLWRLTGNKTYQEWGWNIFEAFEKNSRTESGYVGLKDVNTGVKDNMMQSFFLAETLKYLYLLFSPSSVISLDEWVFNTEAHPIKIKARHDEVVKSSGGDGLHKPDRRSRARKEGRFGDH; encoded by the exons ATGGGAAGGAGTAGATCATCATCGTCATCGTCGGGGACATCCAACCGCTGGAGATACTTCAATCCGGCCTATTACCTCAAGCGACCTAAGCGAATGGCTTTGCTGTTTATGGTTTTTGTCTGCGCCACTTTGGTCGTCTGGGATCGACATACTCTTGTCCACGACCACCAG GAAAAGGTCTCCAAGTTGAATGAAGAAATTATTCATCTGCAAAATTTG TTGGAAGAATCAAAGAATGGTAATGCTGTTCAAAGTGAAAAGTTCAACTTCGATCACAAAAGTAGTGGTGCAAGGAGTGGAAATGATGCTGCAAAGGACCCTGTGGCTACTCAGcgaagagagaaagtgagagatGCTATGATACACGCGTGGAGTTCTTATGAAAAATATGCATGGGGCCATGATGAACTTCAG CCACAAACCAAGAATGGGGTTGATAGCTTTGGTGGCCTTGGAGCAACTTTGATCGATTCTCTTGATACGCTGTATATAATGGGACTGGATGAACAATTCCAAAGAGCCAAAGA GTGGGTTGCAAATTCCTTGGATTTTAACAAAAACTATGATGCAAGTGTGTTTGAAACAACCATAAG AGTGGTGGGAGGACTTCTCAGTTCATATGATCTGTCTGGGGATAAGGTTTTCCTTGAAAAGGCTCAGGATATTGCGGATAGGCTCCTGCCTGCATGGGACACACCTTCTGGCATTCCTTATAACGTTATTAACTTGGCTCACGGGAATCCGCATAATCCTGGATGGACTGGT GGTGATAGTATTTTAGCTGATTCTGGCACAGAGCAGCTGGAGTTTATTGCTCTTTCTCAAAGGACTGGAAACCCAAAGTATCAGCAGAAG GTGGAGAATGTTATTTTAGTTCTTAATAGGACCTTTCCTGCTGATGGTTTGCTTCCCATCTATATTAATCCCCAGAGGGGCACAACATCCTATTCTACCGTCACTTTTGGGGCTATGGGGGACAG CTTTTATGAATATTTACTCAAGGTGTGGATACAAGGAAACAGAACTGCTTCTGTAAAGCATTACAG AGAAATGTGGGAGACATCAATGAAAGGTCTTTCAAGCTTGGTTAAGAGAACTACCCCTTCGTCCTTTGCATATATCTGTGAGAAGATGGGAAATTCTCTAACTGACAAG ATGGATGAATTAGCATGTTTTGCTCCGGGAATGTTAGCTCTAGGGTCTTCTGGTTATGCTTCTGATGAGTCTCAAAAGTTCCTGTCACTGGCTGAAGAG CTTGCTTGGACATGTTATAATTTCTACCAGTTAACACCAACAAAACTGGCTGGAGAGAATTATTTTTTCAATGCAGGACAG GATATGAGTGTGGGAACATCTTGGAACATATTGAGGCCTGAGACAGTTGAATCACTCTTTTACCTGTGGCGTTTAACTGGCAATAAGACATATCAAGAGTGGGGCTGGAACATATTTGAAGCATTTGAGAAGAACTCACGCACAGAGTCAGGATATGTTGGATTAAAGGAT GTGAATACTGGGGTAAAAGACAACATGATGCAGAGCTTCTTTCTGGCAGAGACGCTGAAGTACCTGTATCTTCTTTTCTCACCTTCATCAGTAATATCACTCGATGAGTGGGTGTTCAACACCGAAGCACACCCTATAAAAATAAAAGCCCGGCATGACGAAGTTGTGAAGTCGTCTGGTGGAGATGGACTACATAAACCTGACAGAAGATCCCGCGCTAGGAAAGAAGGTCGTTTTGGCGACCACTAA